From one Vicinamibacterales bacterium genomic stretch:
- the ybaK gene encoding Cys-tRNA(Pro) deacylase, producing MSHAFPSTPAVLFLRAQHVPFTEHGYRYEEHGGTAVAARELAVPEHAVIKTLIMEDDGRRPLIVLMHGDREVSTKQLARQIGARSVAPCRPDVANRHTGYLVGGTSPFGTRKAMPVYLERGVLEEPTIYVNGGSRGFLVGLAPADLVRVLSPTLVDVALVGG from the coding sequence ATGTCCCACGCGTTTCCTTCCACACCGGCTGTCCTGTTCCTGAGGGCGCAGCACGTTCCGTTCACCGAGCACGGGTATCGGTACGAGGAACACGGCGGCACGGCCGTCGCGGCGCGTGAACTGGCCGTGCCCGAGCACGCGGTCATCAAGACTCTCATCATGGAAGACGACGGCCGGCGGCCGTTGATCGTCCTGATGCACGGCGACCGCGAGGTGTCCACCAAGCAGCTCGCCCGACAAATTGGCGCGCGGAGCGTGGCCCCATGCAGGCCGGACGTCGCAAACCGCCACACAGGCTATCTCGTGGGCGGCACCTCGCCGTTCGGCACCAGGAAGGCGATGCCCGTCTACCTCGAGCGAGGCGTGCTCGAGGAGCCGACCATCTACGTCAACGGCGGCAGCAGGGGCTTCCTGGTCGGCCTCGCGCCGGCGGACCTCGTGCGGGTGCTCTCCCCAACGCTCGTGGACGTGGCGCTCGTGGGCGGATAG
- a CDS encoding SpoIIE family protein phosphatase encodes MSSTDMPDIKTLAGCPQILVADDQADVLDALRLLLQPEGFRTEMVRSPAAVLEALSKREFDLLLMDLNYARDTTSGREGLDLLSQVRTVDEQLPVVVMTGWGTMEVAIEALRHGVRDFIQKPWDNDRVVAMVRALTDARRGERHATARHTRELDQARDIQRHLLPPELPSRPGWDLAAVCEAAASVGGDTYDVIALDDRWLALCVGDVAGKGIPAALLAANLQAAVRSAVGDGRMPADVCARVNRTLCPTLPDDRFVSFFFAILDTRDGTFHYCNAGHNPPVLVHSDGRNEVLAEGGTVLGICLDSRYAERTVRMASGDTLVLYTDGITEACDATGDEFGERRLTGIIIAAAGAGDAGHVRDCVLEAVRTFSAGRHDDDQTLMVVCRR; translated from the coding sequence CCGACGTTCTCGACGCACTCCGCCTGTTGCTGCAGCCCGAAGGGTTCCGCACGGAGATGGTACGTTCCCCGGCCGCAGTCCTCGAAGCCCTATCCAAGCGCGAGTTCGACCTCCTGTTGATGGATTTGAACTACGCCCGGGACACCACATCGGGGCGCGAAGGCCTCGACCTGCTGTCGCAGGTGCGCACGGTCGACGAACAGCTGCCGGTCGTGGTCATGACCGGTTGGGGCACGATGGAAGTCGCGATCGAAGCGCTGCGTCACGGGGTGCGCGACTTCATCCAGAAGCCATGGGACAACGACCGCGTCGTCGCGATGGTCCGGGCACTGACCGACGCGCGGCGCGGCGAACGCCACGCCACCGCCCGACACACGCGCGAACTCGATCAAGCCCGCGACATTCAGCGTCACCTGCTGCCGCCAGAGCTGCCTTCACGCCCCGGTTGGGATCTTGCGGCCGTGTGCGAGGCAGCGGCCTCGGTCGGCGGCGATACCTACGACGTGATAGCCCTCGATGACCGCTGGCTGGCGCTCTGCGTCGGCGACGTTGCGGGCAAGGGAATCCCGGCCGCGTTGCTGGCGGCCAACTTGCAGGCCGCCGTCCGCTCGGCAGTTGGCGACGGCCGAATGCCGGCTGACGTGTGCGCGCGCGTCAACCGGACGCTTTGCCCGACGCTGCCGGACGATCGCTTCGTCTCCTTCTTCTTCGCCATCCTCGACACGCGCGATGGGACCTTCCACTACTGCAACGCCGGCCACAACCCGCCGGTGCTCGTCCACAGCGATGGCCGGAACGAGGTGCTCGCCGAGGGCGGTACGGTGCTCGGCATCTGCCTCGACTCCCGGTACGCGGAGCGGACCGTGCGGATGGCGTCGGGCGATACACTCGTCCTCTACACCGACGGCATCACCGAGGCGTGCGACGCGACGGGCGACGAGTTCGGCGAACGCCGGCTCACCGGCATCATCATCGCCGCCGCCGGCGCCGGCGATGCCGGCCACGTGCGTGACTGTGTGTTGGAAGCCGTTCGAACGTTCAGCGCCGGACGGCACGACGACGACCAGACGTTGATGGTGGTGTGCAGAAGGTAG